The proteins below come from a single Microtus ochrogaster isolate Prairie Vole_2 chromosome 8, MicOch1.0, whole genome shotgun sequence genomic window:
- the Dhcr7 gene encoding 7-dehydrocholesterol reductase, with translation MASKSQHNASKTKSLNGKAESQGQWGRAWEVDWFSLASIIFLLLFAPFIVYYFIMACDQYSCSLTTPALDIATGRASLADIWAKTPPVTAKAAQLYTLWVSFQVLLYSWLPDFCHKFLPGYVGGVQEGAITPAGVVNKYEVNGLQAWLITHLLWFLNAYLLTWFSPTIIFDNWIPLLWCANILGYAVSTFAMIKGYLFPTNAEDCKFTGNFFYNFMMGIEFNPRIGKWFDFKLFFNGRPGIVAWTLINLSFAAKQQELYGHVTNSMILVNILQAIYVLDFFWNETWYLKTIDICHDHFGWYLGWGDCVWLPYLYTLQGLYLVYHPVHLSTPNAVGILLLGLVGYYIFRMTNHQKDLFRRTDGRCLIWGKKPKAIECSYTSADGQKHRTKLLVSGFWGVARHFNYTGDLMGSLAYCLACGGGHLLPYFYIIYMTILLTHRCLRDEHRCANKYGRDWERYTAAVPYRLLPGIF, from the exons ATGGCTTCCAAATCACAGCACAATGCCTCCAAAACCAAGAGTCTGAATGGCAAGGCTGAATCTCAAGGACAATGGGGCCGTGCCTG GGAAGTGGATTGGTTCTCCCTGGCCAGCATCATTTTCCTGCTGCTCTTCGCACCGTTCATTGTGTACTACTTCATCATGGCGTGTGACCAGTACAGCTGCTCCTTGACCACCCCCGCACTGGACATAGCCACTGGTCGTGCTAGTCTGGCAGACATCTGGGCCAAGACACCACCTGTGACAGCTAAAGCTGCCCAACTGTACACCTTGTGGGTCAGCTTCCAG gTGCTTCTTTACTCCTGGCTTCCTGACTTCTGCCACAAATTTCTGCCAGGCTATGTGGGAGGTGTCCAAGAAGGCGCCATAACTCCAGCAG GGGTTGTAAACAAGTATGAAGTGAACGGGCTGCAAGCCTGGCTCATCACTCACCTCCTCTGGTTTTTGAATGCCTACCTCCTAACCTGGTTCTCCCCCACCATCATCTTTGACAACTGGATCCCACTGCTGTGGTGTGCCAATATTCTGGGCTATGCTGTGTCCACGTTTGCAATGATCAAGGGCTACCTGTTCCCCACCAATGCTGAAGACTG CAAATTCACAGGCAATTTCTTCTACAACTTTATGATGGGCATTGAGTTCAACCCCCGCATTGGGAAGTGGTTTGACTTCAAGCTGTTCTTCAATGGACGCCCGGGAATTGTGGCCTGGACTCTTATCAACCTGTCCTTTGCTGCCAAGCAACAGGAGCTTTATGGCCATGTGACCAACTCTATGATTTTGGTCAATATCCTGCAG GCCATCTACGTGTTAGACTTCTTTTGGAACGAAACCTGGTACCTGAAGACCATCGACATCTGCCATGACCACTTTGGGTGGTACCTGGGCTGGGGTGACTGCGTATGGCTGCCCTACCTCTACACGCTGCAG GGCTTGTACTTGGTGTACCACCCTGTTCATCTCTCCACTCCCAATGCTGTGGGCATCCTGCTGCTTGGCCTGGTGGGTTACTATATCTTCCGAATGACCAACCATCAGAAGGACCTGTTCCGCAGGACAGATGGGCGCTGCCTCATCTGGGGCAAGAAGCCAAAGGCCATCGAGTGCTCCTACACATCAGCCGATGGGCAGAAACACCGCACCAAGCTGTTGGTGTCAGGCTTCTGGGGTGTGGCCCGTCACTTCAACTATACTGGTGACCTGATGGGCAGCCTAGCCTACTGCCTGGCGTGCGGTGGCGGCCACCTTCTCCCCTATTTCTACATCATCTACATGACTATCTTGCTCACCCACCGCTGCCTCCGTGATGAACACCGCTGTGCCAACAAGTATGGCCGTGACTGGGAGCGCTACACGGCCGCAGTGCCCTACCGCCTGCTGCCTGGAATCTTTTGA